The Oncorhynchus kisutch isolate 150728-3 unplaced genomic scaffold, Okis_V2 Okis05a-Okis16b_hom, whole genome shotgun sequence genome contains the following window.
TTtctaagagaaagagagggagggagggaggatagggggGAGTTAGGGTTAAGTACGTACCATTGTCTGGTCCTATAGGACTGCTGTAGTACTGAAAAGGGCTTCCATCATTGGGCTTATACCACCACCTGGCTTTTTTCCATTCCTGTGTCGTGACTTTTTCCAAACCATTCTCTCTTGTCCTTTGAGTATTTCCTGTCCTGTAGCGTTAGCCCTGTTCAGCTGATATCTGCTCACTACCTGAGAAGTAGAAAcaataaaactgtaatattaacCAAGAAGCAACCCCTTGTCTGTACCTTCTCTGTTTCATCAAGTATTCATTGGATGTGAACGTATCCGTTGCGCAGGTCAACCGCAAAGCTACTGAGCAAAACTAGACCACATATTTATTGTAATAGAGGTGAGAGTGTTTActctctaagagctgtgattAATCTTATCCTCTTCTTAATCAGTCAACTAAATAAGTATGAAATAAGTGGCACGAGAGCAAaagagtaagacagagagagagtgagacagagagactgagacagagagaatgagacagagagagactgagacagagagagagagagagaatgagacagagagacaatgtgagggagagactgggaaagagagagactgggacagagagaatgagacagagagagactgggacagagaatgagacagagagagaatgtgagaaagagactgggacagagagagactgggacagaaAAACgaagacagtgagaaagagagacagagataaagataAGTGAGTGAGAGGAAAAGAAATAGCAGAGCCAGGGTCAGTAgtgccagtggtgtaaagtactacttaagtcgttttttgggggtatctgtactctacttcactatttatattttacaacttctactttactacattcctaaataaaatgatgtactgactgttagaactgttaaggctccatggattgatgagaaatttaaaaactgtatggttgaaagagatgggggcaaaaggagtggctaataagtctggctgcacatctgactggctgacttactgcacatctgactggctgacttactgcacatctgactggctgacttactgcacatctgactggctgacttactgcaaattgagaaatgatgtgaatAAACtcaataaaaagaagaaactgtattatgaagccaagatcaatgatataaagaatctACTGAGGAAGGTAGCTGACTCTAaaccactcctatctgtcatatctttaatctgagcctagaggaaagtctttgtcctcaggcctggagggaaaccaaagtcattccgctacccaagagtggtgaAGCAgttttactggttctaacagcagacctatcagctgtCTGCCAACTCTTAGCAAACGGTTGGAaagaattgtgtttgaccaaatacaatgctatttctctgtaaacaaatgaacagtcttaaattgataataagaagattgtgggagctgtaatGTTAGATggcagtgcagcctttgatattattgaccataatctGTTTTCAACCTCTGCcgtattgtggattcagagctatctatctaatagaagtCAAAGgattttctttaatggaagcttctctaatgtcaaacatgtaaagtgtggtgtaccgcagggcagctctctaggccctctactcttttctatttttaccaatgacctgccactggcattaagcaaagcatgtgtgtcgatgtatgctgatgactcaaccatatatgcatcagcaaccacagctaatgaagtcactgaaacccttaacaaagagttgcagtctattttggaatgggtggccagtaattaACTGGTCCTgcacatctctaaaactaagagcattgtatttggtacaaatcattccctaaattctagacctccgctgaatctggtaatgaatggtgggGCTGTTGAACATGTTGAGGAGATTAAATTACTTGCCGTTactttagattgtaaactgtcatggtcaaaatatagattcaatggttgtaaagatggggaggtgtctgtccgtaataaagagaggctctgcttttttgacaccacactccacaaagcaagttctgcaggctctagttttatcttatcttgattattgtccagtcatatgatcaagtgctgcaaggaaagacctagttaaactgcatctggcccagaacagagcgacaTGTCTtactcttcattgtaatcagagggttgatgtaaatataatatataaatgcatgccagtctctcttggctaagatttgaggagagactgactgcatcacttcttctttttagaagaaacattgtgttgaaaatcccaaattattTGCAttgtcaatttacacacagctctgacacacacttaccccaccagacatgccaccaggggtcttttcacagttcccaaatccagaacaaactcaacaaaatgtacaatattATATAGAatcattattgcatggaacttccttccatctcatattgctcaaataaacagcaaacctggtttcaaaaaacaggtaaagcaacacctcacggcacaacacctctcccctattggagctagatagtttgtgtgtatgtattggtatgtaggctacgtgtgcctttaaaaaaacaatttTATATCATTCTGTTCGtgtctattaatgttctatatattgtcatgtttcatgttttgtgtggaccccaggaagagtagctgctgcttttgcaacagataatggggatcctaataaaataccaaataccaaaagaAAGTGACAGGAAACAGACAGGAAACACCACATATTCGTTTAACCATTAAATAACCAAATAAATGACaataggaaagggggatacctagtcagttatacaactgaatgcattcaactgaaatgtgtcttccgcatttaacccaacccctctgaatcagagaggtgcgagggccttaatcaacatccacgtcatcgcgcccggggaacagtggcttaattgccttgctcaggggcagaatgactaattttcactttgtcagctcggggatttgatccagcaaccaaGGCAGTATGatagatttttatcttgtcaggtcagctcggggattcgatccagcaacctttcggttactggcccaacgctcctgcCCACCAGCCTACCTGCATTAGGTCATTAGGGCTAGGCGTTAGGCTCTGCTTCTTCAGGGGAGCTCTCTGCCAGAGCAAGGCTCAATCATTACAATAATAACAAACTACAGGCAGTGAGGGAGGCAATACCAACCCCCTGACTGGAACCAaagcagagccagacaggtggaggtgggctggtggtggtgggccagctgaaaacagacaaccaaagcagagccagacaggtggaggtgggctggtggtggtggtgggccagctgaaaacagacaaccaaagcagagccagacaggtggaggtgggctagtggtggtgggccagctgaaaacagacaaccaaagcagagccagacaggtggaggtgggctggtggtggtgggccagctaaaaacagacaaccaaagcagagccagacaggtggaggtgggctggtggtggtgggccagctgaaaacagacaaccaaagcagagccagacaggtggaggtgggctggtggtggtggtgggccagctgaaaacagacaaccaaagcagagccagacaggtggaggtgggctggtggtggtgggccagctgaaaacagacaaccaaagcagagccagacaggtggaggtgggctagtggtggtgggccagctgaaaacagacaaccaaagcagagccagacaggtggaggtgggctagtggtggtgggccagctgaaaacagacaaccaaagcagagccagacaggtggaggtgggctggtggtggtgggccagctgaaaacagacaaccaaagcagagccagacaggtggaggtgggctggtggtggtggtgggccagctgaaaacagacaaccaaagcagagccagacaggtggaggtgggctggtggtggtgggccagctgaaaacagacaaccaaagcagagccagacaggtggaggtgggctggtggtggtggaccagctgaaaacagacaaccaGAAGCAtagccagacaggtggaggtgggctggtggtggtgggccagctgaaaacagacaaccaGAAGCAtagccagacaggtggaggtgggctggtggtggtgggccagctgaaaacagacaaccaaagcagagccagacaggtggaggtgggctagtggtggtgggccagctgaaaacagacaaccaaagcagagccagacaggtggaggtgggctggtggtggtgggccagctgaaaacagacaaccaaagcagagccagacaggtggaggtgggctggtggtggtgggccagctgaaaacagacaaccatagcagagccagacaggtggaggtgggctggtggtggtgggccagctgaaaacagacaaccatagcagagccagacaggtggaggtgggctggtggtggtgggccagctgaaaacagacaaccaaagcagagccagacaggtggaggtggactggtggtggtgggccagctgaaaacagacaaccatagcagagccagacaggtggaggtgggctggtggtggtgggccagctgaaaacagacaaccaaagcagagccagacaggtggaggtgggctggtggtggtgggccagctgaaaacagacaaccatagcagagccagacaggtggaggtgggctggtggtggtgggccagctgaaaacagacaaccagagcagagccagacaggtggaggtgggctggtggtggtggtgggccagctgaaaacagacaaccaaagcagagccagacaggtggaggtgggctggtggtggtgggccagctgaaaacagacaaccaaagcagagccagacaggtggaggtgggctggtggtggtggaccagctgaaaacagacaaccaGAAGCAtagccagacaggtggaggtgggctggtggtggtgggccagctgaaaacagacaaccaGAAGCAtagccagacaggtggaggtgggctggtggtggtgggccagctgaaaacagacaaccaaagcagagccagacaggtggaggtgggctagtggtggtgggccagctgaaaacagacaaccaaagcagagccagacaggtggaggtgggctggtggtggtgggccagctgaaaacagacaaccaaagcagagccagacaggtggaggtgggctggtggtggtgggccagctgaaaacagacaaccatagcagagccagacaggtggaggtgggctggtggtggtgggccagctgaaaacagacaaccatagcagagccagacaggtggaggtgggctggtggtggtggtgggccagctgaaaacagacaaccatagcagagccagacaggtggaggtgggctggtggtggtgggccagctgaaaacagacaaccagagcagagccagacaggtggaggtgggctggtggtggtgggccagctgaaaacagacaaccagaagcagagccagacaggtggaggtgggctggtggtggtgggccagctgaaaacagacaaccaGAAGCAtagccagacaggtggaggtgggctggtggtggtgggccagctgaaaacagacaaccaaagcagagccagacaggtggaggtgggctggtggtggtgggccagctgaaaacagacaaccaaagcagagccagacaggtggaggtgggctggtggtggtgggccagctgaaaacagacaaccaaagcagagccagacaggtggaggtgggctggtggtggtggtgggccagctgaaaacagacaaccaaagcagagccagacaggtggaggtgggctggtggtggtgggccagctgaaaacagacaaccaaagcagagccagacaggtggaggtgggctggtggtggtggaccagctgaaaacagacaaccaaagcagagccagacaggtggaggtggactggtggtggtgggccagctgaaaacagacaaccaGAAGCAtagccagacaggtggaggtgggctggtggtggtgggccagctgaaaacagacaaccaGAAGCAtagccagacaggtggaggtgggctggtggtggtgggccagctgaaaacagacaaccaaAGCAGAGCCAGGCAGGTGGAGGTGGGCTagtggtggtgggccagctgaaaacagacaaccaaagcagagccagacaggtggaggtgggctggtggtggtgggccagctgaaaacagacaaccaaagcagagccagacaggtggaggtgggctggtggtggtgggccagctggAAACAGACAACCATagcagagccagacaggtggaggtgggctggtggtggtgggccagctgaaaacagacaaccatagcagagccagacaggtggaggtgggctggtggtggtgggccagctgaaaacagacaaccaaagcagagccagacaggtggaggtggactggtggtggtgggccagctgaaaacagacaaccatagcagagccagacaggtggaggtgggctggtggtggtgggccagctgaaaacagacaaccaaagcagagccagacaggtggaggtgggctggtggtggtgggccagctgaaaacagacaaccagaagcagagccagacaggtggaggtgggctggtggtggtggtgggccagctgaaaacagacaaccaaagcagagccagacaggtggaggtgggctggtggtggtgggccagctgaaaacagacaaccaaagcagagccagacaggtggaggtgggctggtggtggtggaccagctgaaaacagacaaccaaagcagagccagacaggtggaggtggactggtggtggtgggccagctgaaaacagacaaccaGAAGCAtagccagacaggtggaggtgggctggtggtggtgggccagctgaaaacagacaaccaGAAGCAtagccagacaggtggaggtgggctggtggtggtgggccagctgaaaacagacaaccaaagcagagccagacaggtggaggtgggctggtggtggtgggccagctgaaaacagacaaccaaagcagagccagacaggtggaggtgggctggtggtggtgggccagctgaaaacagacaaccaaagcagagccagacaggtggaggtgggctggtggtggtgggccagctgaaaacagacaaccatagcagagccagacaggtggaggtgggctggtggtggtgggccagctgaaaacagacaaccatagcagagccagacaggtggaggtgggctggtggtggtgggccagctgaaaacagacaaccaaagcagagccagacaggtggaggtggactggtggtggtgggccagctgaaaacagacaaccatagcagagccagacaggtggaggtgggctggtggtggtgggccagctgaaaacagacaaccaaagcagagccagacaggtggaggtgggctggtggtggtgggccagctgaaaacagacaaccatagcagagccagacaggtggaggtgggctggtggtggtgggccagctgaaaacagacaaccagaagcagagccagacaggtggaggtgggctggtggtggtgggccagctgaaaacagacaaccatagcagagccagacaggtggaggtggactggtggtggtgggccagctgaaaacagacaaccaaagcagagccagacaggtggaggtgggctggtggtggtgggccagctgaaaacagacaaccatagcagagccagacaggtggaggtgggctggtggtggtgggccagctgaaaacagacaaccagaagcagagccagacaggtggaggtgggctggtggtggtgggccagctgaaaacagacaaccaaagcagagccagacaggtggaggtggactggtggtggtgggccagctgaaaacagacaaccatagcagagccagacaggtggaggtgggctggtggtggtgggccagctgaaaacagacaaccatagcagagccagacaggtggaggtggactggtggtgggccagctgaaaacagacaaccatagcagagccagacaggtggaggtgggctggtggtggtgggccagctgaaaacagacaaccatagcagagccagacaggtggaggtgggctggtggtggtgggccagctgaaaacagacaaccatagcagagccagacaggtggaggtgggctggtggtggtgggccagctgaaaacagacaagtCATAAAGAGCAACAGCAATAAACAGCAAAGACCAGTAATAGCTTTTTTTAATTCCTTTGTTATTAAGAAATGATCCAACAACGTATCAAAAAGTATTCAAATACAAATCTCAATTTACAATGTTCGACAAATACAAAAACCGTATTACAGAGAGTCTGGTCCACTCAATACAATAGTCTTCTTGTTTGTTCAAAAGGCACAAGGCAGGTCTGAATCCAAACTGCATGAGAAAACACCTATTTTAAGTCGTCTTCCTCATGCCAACTGCACTGAATCAAAGACAGTTTATGGAAGACGACAGGGAGACAACAACTACCACTTAACCGAGTTTGTAATAGGAGAATACTGGGAGTTGTGCTTCCTGGAAAAGACTGCTGTCTCCACAGTAGGTCAATTATTGGTATTTTCAGTTCACATAACAACAGACATGACAGTTTGCACATGATCAGAATtacattataaaaaaataaaaaaagtagagtcatttagcagacacttttatccaaagtgcaTTCATATTAAGATAGCTAACTGAGACGATCACATATCACAGTCgaagtaagtacatttttccacaGTATAGAGGAGTTATCAGCTAAGccagtgctagtaggaaaagaGAAGTGCAATGTCTTATTTAAGACAATGTTTGAAGAGGTAGAGTTTCAGttgttttcggaagatgggcagggactctgctgtcctagctttaggggaagctcattccaccaATGGACTCACAGTCCATCCTAAGTAGGTCCCACTGATGTCATCCTTCTTTATTAACGTCCACTGTTGACAGAGCATCGTGGCATTGAGTCATTGGGGACATCAGTCTGAGGCCCAGTTCCacttctccagtctctctctctgagtccaaATGTTAGCCTTGAGACCGTTGCTGTCCAACAGCTAATAGGCCTGTAGTCCTGGGTGTTTCCTACGGTCCGTACGCAGGATCCATTCTCCCTACTGGGCATGGAGGCAGACGTGGCTGGCGCTGGAGCTGGGGCCGCCTGGAGGTCTGGGAGTGGGTATAGAGGCGGTGGTTGGCCCAGGGCCTTGGCTGAGGCTGGGAGTCAGAGTGGGAATACAGTAACTGAGGCTGAGACTGGGGGTCTGGGTAGTTGTGGGGGTACAGTAGCTGAGACTGGGGGTCTGGGTAGttgtgggggtgggggtgcagTAGCTGAGACTGGGGGTCTGGGTAgttgtgggggtgggggtgggagtGGGGTTGCTGTAGCTGAGACTGGGGGTCTGGGTGGTTGTGGGGGTGAGGCTGCAATAGTTGAGTCTTGCGGTCTGGGTGGTTGTGGGGGTGGGAGTGGGGTTGCTGTAGCTGTAGCTGAGACTGGGGGTCTGGGTGGTTGTGGGGGTGAGGCTGCAATAGTTGAGTCTTGAGGTCTGGGTGGTTGTGGGGGTGGACGTGGGGGTGTAGTAGTTGAGACTGGGGGTCTGGGTGGGGGTGTAGTTGTTGAGACAGGGGTTCTGGGTGGGGGTGCAGTAGCTTAGGCTGAGACTGGGGTTTCGGGTGGGGGAACTGGGGCTGAACAGGGAGGTGAGGAGCGTCAGAGAAGGGTGGGGTGTGGTTCTCAACCCGAGGAGAGCTGATATGGAGGTGCGTCTCCAAGAGGTGGCCAGCCGACGCCACCATGGctgaagaagagaaggaggaagaggaggaggaaggggataaGTCTAGCGGTTGCTCTGAGCATAGAGATAGGTaggattgtggttgtgggtgtgtCTTTTGGTGTAGCTGTGAGTGTGGTTGTAGTTGTGGGTATAGTTGTGACTGTGGGTGTAGTTGTGAGTGTAGCTGTGAGTGTGGTTGTAGTTGTGGGTATAGTTGTGACTGTGGGTATAGTGTTGGCTGTGGGTGTAGTTGTGGGTGTAGTTGTGTCTGTGGGTGTAGTTGTGGGTGTAGTTGTGAGTGTGGGTGTAGTTGTGAGTGTAGTTGCTGGTGTAGTTGTGTCTGTGGGTGTAGTTGTGGCTGTGGGTGTAGCTGTGAGTGTAGTTGTGGGTGTGGGTGTAGTTGTGGGTGTGGTGAGTGGTTCTGTTGAAGGGAGGGTGTGAGGAAGtcatgtgacagtgtgtgtgtggagaacaGACCAatgggaggacgaggaggagcgGGAACGTTAGGAGGGAcgggaggagacaggaagaggtGTGGTGGCGGGGAGTTAGACGTGGGGTGgcgtggaggaagaggtgtggtcGGGTGGAATTGGCACAGTGGAATCTGGATCACTCTGGGGGAAGACACAGAGAAGAGTCAGTAGAACAACAGGTGTCTAATATTTTCAAATACTTGGGCTGCACTTCATTTAGTTTGCTCCAATACAATGGAACCGGTTGCAGGTGCAACGTCCAAGACAAATCAAGCAAATGTTTAAAAGCTTTTGACAAATGTATTTAACCCACATCAAAATGGCTTGATAATAATTTGAGTCACAATGATAAGAGACAAAAGGGTCTGCCTCACTTCTGCTGCTGGAAGCCCTCCTCTGACAGTGGTGTGGTGGGGACACAGTGGGACAGGTCTCGCTCCCCCCAGGCAGGGGGGCAGGGTGCAGGGCCAGAGGCTGGGGGGGACCACCCGTGCCGGACCCCGGGGCTCTTCATCTTGTTCAGTCCCAGCAGGCCCTTGGCGCTGGCCTCCCCCC
Protein-coding sequences here:
- the LOC116359751 gene encoding RNA-binding protein 33, yielding MLLVTTVDGPGTYSPTESPLALSSTVPSTVDGLYQLLGTTGHLALSSTLQPPPQDSLPIPSFQEGRRASDMDTGALTQGLRVFRQKLRGEASAKGLLGLNKMKSPGVRHGWSPPASGPAPCPPAWGERDLSHCVPTTPLSEEGFQQQKVIQIPLCQFHPTTPLPPRHPTSNSPPPHLFLSPPVPPNVPAPPRPPIGLFSTHTLSHDFLTPSLQQNHSPHPQLHPHPQLHSQLHPQPQLHPQTQLHQQLHSQLHPHSQLHPQLHPQTQLHPQLHPQPTLYPQSQLYPQLQPHSQLHSQLHPQSQLYPQLQPHSQLHQKTHPQPQSYLSLCSEQPLDLSPSSSSSSFSSSAMVASAGHLLETHLHISSPRVENHTPPFSDAPHLPVQPQFPHPKPQSQPKLLHPHPEPLSQQLHPHPDPQSQLLHPHVHPHNHPDLKTQLLQPHPHNHPDPQSQLQLQQPHSHPHNHPDRKTQLLQPHPHNHPDPQSQLQQPHSHPHPHNYPDPQSQLLHPHPHNYPDPQSQLLYPHNYPDPQSQPQLLYSHSDSQPQPRPWANHRLYTHSQTSRRPQLQRQPRLPPCPVGRMDPAYGP